The DNA sequence TTGTCGTTATCTGGTTGGTGCTGCGGCTCATTTTGCCGCTACTGGGAATGGTATGATGCTCACTAATTGCCTGCGTGCTAAGGAGGAAACAAGGGAACAGTTCTCTTGTTTCCTCTTCTTCTCTTGCATTGGCAAGCCTGGGCCTTGCTCTCCAGCCCTGGTTGCTTGCGGCTGCCCGCCGGTCTACCCCACCAACTCCCAGCATAGGATAAATCAGGATCGATACTTTTTCCAGGCTTGGCTTTGGGGGGAGAACCGGCTTGGCGCGATTTAGTCCCGGTTATGGAGGCGATCCCTGGGGCCGCCTCTATCGGCAGCGGCAAAGGCGAGTGCTGCTGGCTTTGGCGCTATTGGCGTTGGTGGTGGTAGCTTCTCTCTGGGTGACGAGCCTGCTAAAACCCAGGTCGGGCGCCTCCATCAGGGTGGGCCCTACCTTGGTTCGAGTCCTCGATACCAGCACTGGAAAAGTTATGTCTTTGGCCTTGGAGGATTACTTGGTGGGGGTGGTGGCGGCGGAGATGCCGGCCGAGTTTGAGCTTGAAGCCTTGAAGGCCCAGGCGGTAGCTGCTCGCACTTATGCCCTGAAAAGGTTAGTTGAAGCTCGGGCGCCGGCTCCAGCTTCTACGCCCGGCTCGGCCACCACTCCCTCGGCACCGGCACAGTCTCGGCAGGAGGACCCGAACGGCACCCTGCTCCCCGGCCCCCAGGGCCACCCCGGGGCAGATCTATGTACCAACCCCACCCATTGCCAGGCTTGGTTTTCCAAGGAAGAGATGCGGCGCCGCTGGGGGTTAGTCCGTTATTTAGCTTATCTTCGCAAGATAGAAAAGGCGGTGAAGGCCACTGCCGGCGAGGTGCTGGTTTATCAAGGGTGCTACATCGATCCGGTCTATCACTCCGTTTCCAACGGCCATACCGAGGACTCGGAGGACGTGTGGTCCGAAAGTATCCCCTACCTGCGGGGTGTACCCAGCCCTTGGGACACGAGCTCGCCTAAATTTGAGGGCAAAACTGTGGTCAGCCTTTCCGACTTGGACCGCCTCTTGGGCACCCATCTCAGTGCCCTCCCCACTAGCGCTTTAGGGTCCAATGGTCCTGCCCTCAAAGTATTGAAACGCACCAAAAGCGGCCGGGTGAAGACCATGATGATTGATGGCAAAGAAATAGAGGCCAGCCGCTTGCGGCAGATTTTGGGGTTAAATTCTACTGATTTTCGCTGGGAAGCCTCGGGCCGATACCTGGTGTTTTACACCCGAGGGCGGGGCCACGGGGTTGGCATGTCCCAATATGGGGCCAACGGCATGGCCAAGGAAGGAAAGACCTACCGGGATATCCTCACCTACTATTATTCCGGGGTAGAGATTAAGAAGCTCAAGCTTTAAAGTAAGCCTTTAGGTTTAATTTTCACCTCGAGGGGAAAAAATAGGCCTTGAGGTGGTTCTATGAAATTGTCGTTGGATACAGTCAAGGACAAGCTGAACTGGCTTGGACGCTCGGCGGACGACAACCGGCGGGCCAAGAAGGGTCGGCGACCAGCCACCCAGGTCAAGCACCCTGGGGTGATTGGGCCCATCCTAGAAGCTTACCTTACCGCCGGTAAGGTCATAGCGGCGGCAGCCTGCGGGACGGCCATAGCTCTGGTTCGGGGCGGACGTCGGGCCTATGTGCGGCTTAGCCGTCCGGTTACCAAGAGGCGGATCAAGCTAGGTCTAGTGGCCTCGGCGCTATTGGTGGCCATATTTGCAGCTGGGTATGGCATCGGCTCCGGCCAGGTATTGCGCACCCTAAATCATTGGTGGGGGTGGCCAGCGATCACCGGGGCTGGCAACCCGGATTCTTTTCCCAGCAATCCTTACCAGACTGCCACCACTCGCCCTTTAGAGCCCGGGAGCTTGCCCAGTGGCCCGCAAGCCCCTGGCCAAGAAACTTCTAGTGCTACCGGTTCTACCGCCAATTCGCCCGACTTGCGGCAAATGATTAGCCCCCTAAATGGGGAAATGAAGGCTCCTTATGGGTTTGCCTATGCCCGGGCTTTTGCCGATTACCGGCTGCACCCGGGTATAGACTTGGCGGCACCAGCGGGGACTGAGGTCCGGGCAGCCTTGGCCGGGCGAGTAAAGCAAGTAACCAGCACTCCCGAGCAGGCTTATCGGTTGGTCATTGACCATGGCGGCAACTATGAGACCGTCTATGCCCACTTGGAAGAAGTGCGGGTGGCAGCTGGCGATCTGGTTTCTCGGGGGCAGGTGTTGGGAGCCATCGGCGATCCCGGCAGCGGTGAGGCCGACATGGGACCCCATCTCCACTTTGAGCTCCGGCACCGAGGGGAACCCGAGGATCCTCTTACCTACTTAAAGGGGCTGTGAAACCATGGGCAAAGCGCCAACGTTCTTTTTGCCTGCAAACCCTCATATAAATAACGTAGCAAGCTTTGAGGGAGGCTTCCTCATGCAGGAGCACATCCGCAAGCGGGTTTTGGATATTTCTACATATTTGGTAGAATCTTCAGCCACGGTCCGCCAAGCGGCTGCTGCCTTCGGAGTGTCCAAGAGCACCGTTCACAAGGATGTCACTGAGAGGTTGCCAGATATCAACGCCGCTTTGGCTGCCAAGGTACGCTTGGTCTTGGACCTAAATAAGGCCGAAAGGCACATTCGTGGCGGGGAAGCTACCCGAAGAAAGTATCAAGAAATCAAAGCCTCTTAATGAGACAAAAAGGAATTCCCTTCGCGATGGAGAATTAGAAGCAAAAGCAAAATCTGGCTCTATCTCCAGGCGAAGGGAGTTTGTTTATGTTTGGCTGGTCAATGGACATCGGCATCGATCTAGGCACTGCCAGCGTACTGGTATATGTCAAGGGGCGTGGTATCGTCCTCAATGAGCCGTCGGTGGTAGCCATCGATCGCAACACCAACCGGATCATCACCGTGGGCGAGGAAGCCCGGCGCATGCTGGGGCGCACTCCCGGCAACATTGTGGCGGTCAGGCCCTTGCGCGAGGGCGTCATCGCCGATTACGATACCACCGAAAAAATGCTCAAATACTTCATCTACCGCGCCAGCGGGGGGCGCTTTTTTATTCGTCCCCGCATCATGGTCTGCATTCCCACCGGAGCTACTGGAGTGGAGGAACGAGCAGTGCGCCAAGCGGCCACCCAGGCCGGCGCTCGGGAGATACACATCATGGAAGAGCCGCTGGCGGCGGCCTTGGGCGCGGGCCTGGATATCTCTGAACCCTGCGGCAATATGGTCATCGACATTGGCGGTGGCACCACCGATGTGGCGGTGCTATCCCTGGGCGGTATTGTCTGCTCCAAGTCGCTGCGGGTAGGTGGCGACAAATTTGATGAAGCTATTGTCCGATACATTCGCAAGGAGTACAACCTGATGGTGGGCGATCGCACCGCCGAAGAGCTCAAGATGGCCATTGGCTGCGCCTTCCCCTCCCTGTCCCTGGAGCCGGACCGGATGGAAGTGCGAGGGCGGGATCTGGTCAGCGGTTTACCTCGGACGGTGGAAATCACGGCTGAGGAAACCCGGATTGCTATGCAGGAGCCTATCGAAGCGGTAGTTGGGGCGGTCAAGGAAGTGCTGGAGAAGACGCCTCCAGAGCTTTCGGCTGACATCATGAATCGGGGCATCGTTATGACTGGCGGTGGGTCCTTACTGCATGGCTTAGACGCTTTGCTGGCAGCCGAAACCGGGCTGCCGGTAAACGTGGCCGACGATCCCATCGCTTGTGTGGCCTTGGGAACCGGGAAGGCCTTGGCTATGCTGCCGGCCCTCAGGAAGAGCGGGGCGTTTGAGTCTAGTTAGGTGAGCAGGTGAGCCGGCGATACTGGTTAAGGTCGGGCAAAAAGGACGAGTATCACTCAGCTCGCTGAAGTGGCAGATTTGCGGTAGCTCGAGCTAGCTCGGCTTAGGACCGATCCCCAACGCCCCTCGCCAGGGTATAGACTATATACTGGTTCAGGCTGACGCTTTCTTTGGCGGCCATCTCCGCCAACCTCTTGTGGAGCGACCTCGGCATCCTGACCACCAGCTTCCCCGAGTA is a window from the Clostridia bacterium genome containing:
- the spoIIID gene encoding sporulation transcriptional regulator SpoIIID, yielding MQEHIRKRVLDISTYLVESSATVRQAAAAFGVSKSTVHKDVTERLPDINAALAAKVRLVLDLNKAERHIRGGEATRRKYQEIKAS
- a CDS encoding M23 family metallopeptidase is translated as MSLDTVKDKLNWLGRSADDNRRAKKGRRPATQVKHPGVIGPILEAYLTAGKVIAAAACGTAIALVRGGRRAYVRLSRPVTKRRIKLGLVASALLVAIFAAGYGIGSGQVLRTLNHWWGWPAITGAGNPDSFPSNPYQTATTRPLEPGSLPSGPQAPGQETSSATGSTANSPDLRQMISPLNGEMKAPYGFAYARAFADYRLHPGIDLAAPAGTEVRAALAGRVKQVTSTPEQAYRLVIDHGGNYETVYAHLEEVRVAAGDLVSRGQVLGAIGDPGSGEADMGPHLHFELRHRGEPEDPLTYLKGL
- a CDS encoding rod shape-determining protein, with product MFGWSMDIGIDLGTASVLVYVKGRGIVLNEPSVVAIDRNTNRIITVGEEARRMLGRTPGNIVAVRPLREGVIADYDTTEKMLKYFIYRASGGRFFIRPRIMVCIPTGATGVEERAVRQAATQAGAREIHIMEEPLAAALGAGLDISEPCGNMVIDIGGGTTDVAVLSLGGIVCSKSLRVGGDKFDEAIVRYIRKEYNLMVGDRTAEELKMAIGCAFPSLSLEPDRMEVRGRDLVSGLPRTVEITAEETRIAMQEPIEAVVGAVKEVLEKTPPELSADIMNRGIVMTGGGSLLHGLDALLAAETGLPVNVADDPIACVALGTGKALAMLPALRKSGAFESS
- the spoIID gene encoding stage II sporulation protein D; its protein translation is MARFSPGYGGDPWGRLYRQRQRRVLLALALLALVVVASLWVTSLLKPRSGASIRVGPTLVRVLDTSTGKVMSLALEDYLVGVVAAEMPAEFELEALKAQAVAARTYALKRLVEARAPAPASTPGSATTPSAPAQSRQEDPNGTLLPGPQGHPGADLCTNPTHCQAWFSKEEMRRRWGLVRYLAYLRKIEKAVKATAGEVLVYQGCYIDPVYHSVSNGHTEDSEDVWSESIPYLRGVPSPWDTSSPKFEGKTVVSLSDLDRLLGTHLSALPTSALGSNGPALKVLKRTKSGRVKTMMIDGKEIEASRLRQILGLNSTDFRWEASGRYLVFYTRGRGHGVGMSQYGANGMAKEGKTYRDILTYYYSGVEIKKLKL